Proteins from a genomic interval of Clostridia bacterium:
- a CDS encoding Type 1 glutamine amidotransferase-like domain-containing protein: protein MEKTLICIGGGELRTKMTLGIDAYCATLAYRHAAGNRPNALFIPTASHDSKPYFNTFRKTYTSVFDVKADLILTVRGGEMNEADMDAKFQAADLIYVGGGDTWYMLQEWRRTGVGRRIVSAYRRGVPVVGLSAGAICWFDRMYTDSQIVEGLGDGFCLMDGWGLLYGMMTPHYNQRPEFDSVVLRERAAAYAIEDNCALHFADGVIRRTVTTGGKAYYLDATSGELVKTEINVQ, encoded by the coding sequence ATGGAAAAGACGCTTATTTGTATCGGCGGCGGCGAGTTGCGCACCAAGATGACGTTGGGCATAGACGCTTATTGCGCCACTTTGGCTTACCGCCACGCCGCGGGCAATCGCCCCAACGCCTTGTTCATTCCCACGGCCAGCCACGACAGCAAACCCTATTTCAACACCTTCCGCAAGACCTACACGTCCGTATTCGACGTCAAGGCCGACCTCATCCTCACCGTGCGCGGTGGGGAGATGAACGAGGCGGATATGGACGCCAAGTTCCAAGCGGCCGACCTCATCTATGTTGGCGGGGGTGACACTTGGTATATGCTGCAGGAGTGGCGTCGCACGGGCGTCGGTCGCCGCATCGTTTCCGCCTATCGTCGCGGGGTCCCCGTCGTCGGTCTTTCCGCCGGCGCCATTTGTTGGTTCGATCGTATGTACACGGACAGCCAAATCGTCGAGGGCTTGGGCGACGGCTTTTGCCTGATGGACGGTTGGGGGCTTTTGTACGGTATGATGACGCCCCACTACAATCAACGCCCCGAGTTCGACTCCGTCGTGTTGCGGGAGCGCGCCGCGGCCTACGCCATCGAGGACAACTGCGCTTTGCACTTTGCCGACGGTGTCATTCGTCGCACCGTCACCACGGGCGGCAAGGCCTATTATCTGGACGCCACGTCGGGCGAACTCGTCAAAACCGAAATAAATGTGCAATAA
- a CDS encoding bifunctional (p)ppGpp synthetase/guanosine-3',5'-bis(diphosphate) 3'-pyrophosphohydrolase, translated as MDKLNQAIKYAVDCHSAQLRKGAALPYILHPMEVAVIASTVTEDEDTLVAAVLHDVVEDTAATEADIEARFGARVAYLVEHDSENKYRDLPASATWQRRKEESIARLKSTDDYAVRVIWLSDKLSNVRSLMRLHALKGDAMWDVFNQKDPAKVAWYYRSVVDVLRPTFEGTEAFMELSWDVDHLFAEV; from the coding sequence ATGGACAAACTCAACCAAGCCATCAAGTACGCCGTAGACTGCCACAGCGCCCAACTGCGCAAAGGCGCGGCGTTACCCTACATTTTGCATCCGATGGAGGTTGCCGTCATCGCTTCCACCGTCACCGAGGACGAGGATACGTTGGTCGCGGCCGTTTTGCACGACGTCGTGGAGGATACCGCCGCCACCGAGGCCGATATCGAGGCGCGTTTCGGCGCCCGCGTGGCCTACTTGGTCGAGCACGACAGCGAGAATAAATATCGCGACTTACCCGCCTCGGCGACGTGGCAGCGGCGCAAAGAGGAGTCCATCGCGCGGCTCAAATCCACCGACGACTACGCTGTCAGGGTGATTTGGCTTTCCGACAAGCTTTCCAACGTGCGCTCCCTTATGCGCCTTCACGCGCTCAAAGGCGACGCGATGTGGGACGTGTTCAACCAAAAGGATCCCGCCAAGGTTGCCTGGTACTATCGTTCGGTCGTGGACGTTTTGCGCCCCACGTTCGAGGGCACGGAGGCGTTTATGGAGTTGTCGTGGGACGTAGACCACCTGTTCGCCGAAGTGTAG
- a CDS encoding anti-sigma factor antagonist (This anti-anti-sigma factor, or anti-sigma factor antagonist, belongs to a family that includes characterized members SpoIIAA, RsbV, RsfA, and RsfB.) — protein MEYTLKDNVLTVYLVGRIDSQNAAESEAQAFAVCRANPAEKVVLDCARLDYVSSAGLRVVLKLRKAYPTLRLVDVQPDVYDIFEMTGFTEMMPIEKAFRTLSVEGCAVIGEGANGKVYRTAADTIVKVYRWPDCLDDIRRERELAKRAFILGIPTAISYEVVKVGDNYGSVFELLDAKSIAEILAAEPTRMDEMVNLYVDLLKKIHATTGDRAIMNDMKRTAEEWAIFDKDYLSPEAGDKLLSLVREIPFSDKMMHGDYHVKNVMIQSGEAILIDMDTVCVGHPIFELGSMFNAYNGFAAIDPAKSVAFLGIERDVAEAVWRRSLSLYLGTDNDAVIRSVERKAAVVGIMRLLRRAARRSDSPDSADAVAFYRRWLEELLPTVDTLVLE, from the coding sequence ATGGAATATACGCTCAAAGACAACGTCCTTACCGTTTATTTAGTGGGGCGGATCGACTCCCAAAATGCCGCCGAGTCCGAGGCGCAGGCGTTCGCCGTATGCCGTGCCAATCCCGCCGAAAAGGTGGTGTTGGACTGCGCCCGTTTGGACTACGTGTCGTCCGCAGGTCTTCGCGTCGTACTCAAATTGCGCAAAGCGTATCCCACGCTTCGCCTTGTCGACGTTCAACCCGACGTGTACGATATCTTCGAAATGACGGGCTTCACCGAGATGATGCCCATCGAAAAGGCTTTCCGCACGCTGTCCGTCGAGGGGTGCGCCGTCATCGGCGAGGGCGCCAACGGCAAGGTCTACCGCACCGCCGCCGACACCATCGTCAAGGTCTACCGCTGGCCCGACTGCCTGGACGACATTCGCCGCGAGCGCGAGTTGGCCAAGCGCGCCTTCATTTTGGGCATTCCCACCGCCATTTCCTACGAGGTCGTCAAGGTGGGCGACAATTACGGTTCGGTGTTCGAGTTGTTGGACGCCAAGTCCATCGCCGAGATTTTGGCCGCCGAGCCCACGCGCATGGACGAAATGGTGAATTTATACGTGGACTTGCTCAAAAAGATTCACGCCACCACGGGCGACCGAGCGATCATGAACGATATGAAGCGCACGGCAGAGGAGTGGGCCATCTTCGACAAAGATTATCTTTCTCCCGAGGCGGGAGACAAATTGCTCTCTTTGGTGCGCGAGATCCCCTTTTCGGACAAGATGATGCACGGCGACTACCACGTCAAGAACGTGATGATCCAGTCGGGCGAGGCCATTCTCATCGACATGGACACCGTCTGCGTCGGTCACCCCATTTTCGAGTTGGGCTCTATGTTCAACGCCTACAACGGCTTTGCCGCCATCGATCCCGCCAAATCCGTCGCATTCCTCGGCATCGAGCGCGACGTGGCCGAGGCCGTGTGGCGCAGGTCCCTTTCTCTCTACCTCGGCACCGACAACGACGCGGTCATTCGTTCGGTCGAGCGCAAAGCGGCCGTCGTCGGCATCATGCGCCTTTTGCGCCGCGCCGCCCGCCGTTCGGATTCTCCCGATTCCGCCGACGCCGTCGCCTTCTACCGCCGCTGGCTGGAGGAGCTTCTCCCCACCGTCGACACGTTGGTCTTAGAGTAA
- a CDS encoding SpoIIE family protein phosphatase codes for MKQGKVNKTDILQYIVFFLLMILTSMASNRGVRPFAIGVFVGLAYCKKNVWLLAPMLLAAALIGEFGWQSILLAATAVIVVTAAYYLHYLFKKRMKAWQLIVYAFVSQTPVLLVYGINEERLLLGALSLVLSTAFAYCCTVLAHCAFVKGVRYKMTAKEELCMGFLAAVLTMGMVRISLYGVVVGMVVMGFAYLLAPRVLREKGVFAVMAMGLGAWAATGDAAHIAVAAVMGLGAYVLRNQHPVFALAVLTATDFACGFLLKLYADYYFVNTILFALGGGILACIPNKIRNRWEGFLQSENDIGVRYLVNRNRLDLYGKLVGVAGVLTDMRLVLEGGICNLAPIEQSKNQLAKELAKACCAGCAYRPKCERALSSSTAVAMYDLIARALDTGRLSILETPSFFGENCPYQKRVVETCGDLLDGYIRKKQVADRVDDNKRVMCEQLSGLSGMMNDLAAEVKQVVSFDTTKEKRLLEDLSNGNIIAKECIIYRDKGLATAILVVRAGDQDKPALDAILEKHLGKMVVKSVSNHSSGWVSKRYVTAPPLGVATGTSTATKKGSERSGDTFSVLPLGTDKTLLAVCDGMGSGEEASGGANAAMSLVESFYTAGIDDEAVLSLINKLLVVRNEDSFQALDICVVDLRRKQADFIKLGAPESVIRRADRIETVEGGALPIGILENVTPKISRVKITEGDMIVMCSDGITESIGVEGVVRMIEQNPTVNPNTMARLVVEDALFVNESDDKTVLCARIFDNV; via the coding sequence ATGAAACAAGGGAAAGTAAACAAGACGGATATATTGCAATACATAGTCTTTTTTCTATTGATGATTTTGACCTCGATGGCATCGAATAGGGGGGTACGTCCCTTCGCAATCGGCGTCTTCGTGGGGTTGGCGTACTGCAAGAAAAACGTGTGGCTGTTGGCGCCAATGCTGTTGGCCGCGGCGCTTATCGGGGAATTCGGGTGGCAATCTATACTGCTTGCGGCGACGGCCGTAATCGTGGTGACGGCGGCCTATTATCTGCACTATCTGTTCAAAAAACGAATGAAGGCCTGGCAACTCATTGTCTACGCGTTCGTGAGCCAAACGCCCGTGCTATTGGTGTACGGAATAAACGAAGAACGCTTGCTGTTGGGCGCGCTGAGCCTGGTGCTGTCCACGGCGTTCGCGTACTGCTGTACCGTGCTGGCGCATTGCGCGTTCGTCAAAGGCGTACGCTATAAGATGACCGCGAAAGAGGAACTGTGCATGGGATTTTTGGCCGCCGTACTGACGATGGGTATGGTGCGCATAAGCCTCTACGGCGTCGTGGTGGGTATGGTGGTGATGGGATTCGCGTACCTTTTGGCACCGCGCGTTCTACGAGAAAAAGGCGTGTTCGCCGTGATGGCGATGGGGCTGGGCGCTTGGGCGGCCACGGGCGACGCCGCGCATATAGCCGTGGCGGCCGTGATGGGATTGGGGGCGTACGTACTGCGCAATCAGCACCCCGTCTTTGCTTTGGCGGTGCTGACGGCGACCGATTTCGCGTGCGGTTTTTTGCTGAAACTGTACGCGGATTACTACTTTGTAAATACGATTTTGTTTGCCTTGGGCGGGGGCATACTCGCCTGTATTCCCAACAAAATACGCAACCGATGGGAGGGATTTTTGCAATCGGAAAACGATATCGGCGTGCGCTATCTCGTCAACCGAAATCGGCTGGATCTGTACGGAAAACTGGTGGGCGTGGCGGGAGTGTTGACGGATATGCGCCTCGTGCTGGAGGGGGGCATCTGCAACCTCGCGCCCATAGAACAAAGCAAGAATCAACTCGCAAAAGAATTGGCGAAGGCGTGCTGTGCGGGATGCGCGTACCGTCCGAAATGCGAACGCGCCCTCTCTTCTTCGACGGCGGTGGCCATGTACGACCTTATCGCGCGGGCGCTGGATACGGGACGGCTGTCAATATTGGAAACGCCCTCTTTCTTTGGAGAAAACTGCCCCTACCAAAAACGCGTGGTGGAGACCTGCGGCGACCTCTTGGACGGCTATATCCGAAAAAAGCAGGTGGCCGACCGAGTGGACGACAATAAGCGCGTGATGTGCGAGCAACTGTCCGGCCTGTCGGGAATGATGAACGACCTCGCCGCCGAGGTGAAACAAGTGGTGAGCTTTGACACGACGAAGGAAAAGCGGCTGTTGGAGGACCTGTCGAACGGCAATATCATCGCGAAGGAGTGCATTATTTACCGCGACAAGGGGCTGGCGACGGCCATCCTCGTGGTGCGGGCGGGCGACCAGGACAAGCCCGCGTTGGACGCGATATTGGAGAAGCATTTGGGTAAAATGGTGGTGAAAAGCGTGTCCAATCACTCGTCGGGCTGGGTGAGCAAGCGATACGTGACCGCACCGCCTTTGGGCGTGGCCACGGGAACGTCTACGGCGACGAAAAAGGGAAGCGAACGGTCGGGGGACACATTTTCGGTGCTGCCCCTCGGGACGGACAAAACCCTATTGGCGGTGTGCGACGGAATGGGGAGCGGCGAAGAGGCGTCGGGCGGCGCGAACGCGGCGATGTCCTTGGTGGAAAGCTTCTACACGGCGGGCATAGACGACGAAGCCGTGCTATCGCTCATCAACAAATTGCTGGTGGTGCGCAACGAAGACAGCTTCCAAGCATTGGATATTTGCGTGGTGGACCTGCGGCGCAAGCAGGCCGATTTTATCAAATTGGGCGCGCCCGAAAGCGTGATACGACGAGCCGATCGCATTGAGACCGTGGAAGGGGGCGCGTTGCCCATCGGCATATTGGAGAACGTGACGCCCAAGATAAGCAGGGTGAAAATAACCGAGGGGGATATGATCGTGATGTGCTCGGACGGCATCACCGAAAGTATCGGTGTGGAAGGCGTGGTGCGGATGATCGAGCAAAACCCCACCGTCAATCCCAACACGATGGCGCGGCTCGTCGTGGAAGACGCCCTTTTCGTGAACGAAAGCGACGACAAAACCGTGCTGTGTGCGCGAATTTTCGACAACGTATAG
- a CDS encoding glycoside hydrolase family 2, with the protein MKPDNKLYTPWGQTLDKTNVLPEYPRPQMVRESYLNLNGQWDYAILPTQQPFTGYQGSILVPFSPECLLSGVEKTVGPADTLYYRRSFRLPEGFNVGRVLLHFGAVDYACTVAVNGLEVGCHRGGYLPFAFDVTKCLVEGDNELTLSVTDPSEKGHQARGKQLTGGSGIWYLPTSGIWQTVWLESVPASYVRSVRLTPDIDRNALRVVVAPAGDGVDAPSVEWRVQDGDKVLASGRGGLSFTVELDAYELWTPENPKLYDLYLTMGADTVKCYFGMRKFSVGKDSMGVSRMMLNNKPYFQNGLLDQGYWSDGMYTAPSDEALVYDIQTMKDMGFNMLRKHIKVEPLRWYYHCDRLGMLVWQDAVSGGAGVYNGYTIGFGPFLGLLFNNKKIGHMDDGEKNYRRFDRHDADGRDEFYRDLEDMISLLYNSVSICLWVPYNEGWGQFDAKKAVDMIRGWDDTRLIDHASGWHDQGGGDVNSFHIYFTPIRFVKYDKQDDRVVALTEFGGLIYQEPGHIHNESTVFGVNMPGYRAFRKKDKLLAAIKKLYLRTLKPQIATGLSALVYTQVSDVQDEVNGMLTYDRQVVKIPVDFMREINDQIKL; encoded by the coding sequence ATGAAACCCGACAACAAACTTTACACCCCTTGGGGGCAGACACTTGACAAAACCAACGTCCTTCCCGAGTACCCTCGTCCGCAGATGGTACGCGAGTCCTATCTCAACCTCAACGGTCAATGGGACTACGCCATCTTGCCCACGCAGCAGCCGTTCACAGGCTATCAGGGCAGCATTCTCGTGCCCTTCTCGCCCGAGTGCTTGCTGTCCGGCGTCGAAAAGACGGTCGGCCCTGCGGACACTTTGTATTATCGTCGGTCCTTCCGCCTTCCCGAGGGTTTCAACGTAGGGCGCGTATTGCTGCACTTCGGCGCGGTGGACTACGCGTGCACGGTCGCGGTCAACGGGCTGGAGGTCGGGTGCCACCGAGGCGGCTACCTGCCCTTTGCTTTCGACGTTACCAAGTGCTTGGTCGAGGGTGACAACGAGCTTACCTTGTCCGTCACCGACCCTTCCGAAAAAGGGCATCAAGCGCGCGGCAAGCAACTCACGGGCGGCTCGGGTATATGGTATTTGCCCACGTCGGGCATTTGGCAGACCGTATGGTTGGAGAGCGTGCCCGCTTCCTACGTCCGTTCCGTGCGCCTCACTCCCGACATCGACCGCAACGCGTTGCGGGTAGTCGTTGCCCCTGCGGGCGACGGTGTTGACGCGCCCTCCGTCGAGTGGCGGGTGCAAGATGGCGACAAAGTGCTCGCTTCGGGGCGGGGCGGTCTTTCCTTCACCGTGGAGTTGGATGCCTACGAGTTGTGGACGCCTGAGAATCCCAAGTTGTACGATCTCTATCTCACCATGGGCGCGGATACGGTTAAGTGCTACTTCGGTATGCGCAAGTTCTCCGTCGGCAAGGATTCGATGGGCGTCTCCCGCATGATGCTCAACAACAAACCCTATTTCCAGAACGGCTTGCTCGACCAAGGCTATTGGTCGGACGGTATGTACACGGCGCCTTCGGACGAAGCGCTCGTCTATGACATTCAAACGATGAAAGATATGGGCTTCAATATGCTCCGCAAGCACATCAAGGTGGAGCCTTTGCGCTGGTACTACCATTGCGACAGGCTGGGTATGCTCGTATGGCAGGACGCCGTTTCGGGCGGCGCGGGCGTGTACAACGGCTACACCATCGGCTTCGGACCCTTCCTCGGTCTTTTGTTCAACAACAAGAAGATAGGCCACATGGACGACGGCGAGAAGAACTACCGCCGTTTCGACCGCCACGACGCGGACGGGCGCGACGAGTTCTACCGCGACTTAGAGGATATGATTTCTCTTCTCTACAATTCGGTGTCCATTTGCCTTTGGGTTCCCTACAACGAGGGCTGGGGGCAGTTCGACGCCAAGAAAGCGGTGGATATGATTCGCGGGTGGGACGACACCCGTCTCATCGACCACGCCAGCGGCTGGCACGACCAGGGCGGCGGTGACGTCAACAGTTTCCACATCTATTTCACCCCCATTCGCTTCGTCAAGTACGACAAGCAGGACGACCGCGTGGTGGCGCTCACCGAGTTCGGCGGCCTCATCTATCAAGAGCCCGGCCACATTCACAACGAGTCCACGGTGTTCGGCGTCAATATGCCCGGCTACCGCGCTTTCCGCAAAAAGGACAAATTGCTTGCCGCCATCAAAAAACTGTATCTCCGGACGCTCAAACCCCAAATCGCCACGGGCTTGTCCGCGTTGGTCTATACGCAGGTCTCGGACGTGCAGGACGAGGTCAACGGTATGCTCACCTACGATCGTCAAGTCGTCAAGATCCCCGTGGACTTCATGCGGGAGATAAACGACCAAATCAAACTTTGA
- a CDS encoding Ig-like domain-containing protein gives MRKFWYALVAAALIGVLVCGLGACKKKEEEQKKEDVIDQPVKAEGIELNWQEVLLVKGTSVTLAHTVSPEGATGTATYTSSDTAVATVSAQGVVSGLKAGVTTVTAKIDDSHYAECRVIVGDVIVKASEAQTPSEQGETGAEGGQNAENGNAQSSEGTQNGETNSETGGTNTGGETGTDTGGSDNPLGGGETGTDTGDGGSNSGEADGTDTGDGQGTGGDTTSQDGATNPTNGGETDGQTTENGTQNGGTSEGNGDQTSTNGQSGTSAGSNGTESNGETESMPVRRTVSGGVKGETLFESVQAAVGKAKANDVVVVDKGDYKEAVTIGKSLTVMGVGNPKVQKVTVETGNLVKLQNISVVTDEYPSAGEAAVLVKTSAGVEIRNCVITSKATGELEGGYGVLVEKQARGVTMVGNSIGNFRYGVYVCPTDQSVTITDNRLSNMAVGIGLDVRQENAETNYPTLGKIADNEYNEVTKHTQFLHYGENYEGDFDFGDNEEENASQGNSNTGGGGLME, from the coding sequence ATGAGAAAATTTTGGTACGCTTTGGTGGCGGCGGCGTTGATCGGCGTTTTGGTGTGCGGGCTCGGCGCGTGCAAAAAGAAAGAGGAAGAACAGAAAAAAGAAGACGTGATCGACCAACCCGTGAAAGCAGAAGGAATCGAATTGAATTGGCAGGAAGTGCTGTTGGTGAAGGGCACGTCCGTGACCTTGGCGCATACGGTAAGCCCCGAGGGGGCGACGGGTACGGCGACGTACACCAGCTCGGATACGGCGGTGGCGACCGTGAGCGCACAAGGCGTGGTGTCGGGGTTGAAGGCGGGCGTGACGACCGTGACCGCCAAGATAGACGATAGCCACTATGCGGAATGCAGGGTGATAGTGGGCGACGTCATCGTGAAAGCGAGCGAAGCGCAAACCCCGAGCGAACAAGGCGAAACGGGTGCCGAGGGCGGGCAAAACGCCGAGAACGGCAACGCGCAATCGAGTGAAGGCACGCAAAACGGCGAAACAAACAGCGAAACCGGCGGCACGAATACGGGCGGTGAAACCGGCACGGACACGGGCGGAAGCGATAACCCGCTCGGCGGAGGTGAAACCGGCACGGACACGGGCGACGGCGGCAGCAATAGCGGAGAGGCGGACGGCACGGATACGGGCGATGGGCAAGGCACAGGCGGAGATACGACGTCCCAAGACGGTGCAACGAACCCCACGAACGGCGGGGAAACCGATGGTCAAACAACCGAGAACGGCACGCAAAACGGGGGTACGTCCGAGGGTAACGGCGACCAAACCTCGACGAACGGTCAATCGGGAACGAGCGCGGGAAGCAATGGAACGGAGTCGAACGGCGAGACCGAAAGTATGCCCGTAAGGCGCACCGTGTCGGGCGGCGTAAAGGGCGAAACCCTATTCGAAAGCGTGCAAGCGGCCGTGGGTAAGGCCAAGGCGAACGACGTGGTCGTGGTGGATAAAGGCGACTATAAAGAAGCGGTGACCATCGGAAAAAGTCTGACCGTCATGGGCGTGGGCAATCCCAAAGTGCAAAAAGTGACCGTGGAAACGGGCAACCTCGTGAAACTGCAGAATATAAGCGTCGTAACGGACGAATACCCCTCGGCGGGCGAAGCGGCGGTGCTCGTGAAGACGTCGGCGGGCGTGGAGATACGAAACTGCGTGATAACGTCCAAAGCGACGGGCGAATTGGAAGGCGGCTACGGCGTGCTGGTGGAAAAACAGGCGCGAGGCGTGACGATGGTGGGGAACAGCATCGGGAACTTCCGCTACGGCGTGTACGTGTGTCCCACCGATCAGTCGGTCACCATTACGGATAACCGCTTGTCGAATATGGCGGTGGGTATCGGCTTGGACGTGCGACAGGAAAACGCGGAGACCAACTACCCTACCCTGGGTAAGATCGCGGATAACGAATACAACGAAGTGACCAAGCACACGCAATTCTTGCACTACGGCGAGAACTACGAGGGCGACTTCGACTTCGGCGACAACGAGGAAGAAAACGCATCCCAAGGCAACTCGAACACGGGGGGCGGCGGATTGATGGAATAG